In one Saimiri boliviensis isolate mSaiBol1 chromosome 3, mSaiBol1.pri, whole genome shotgun sequence genomic region, the following are encoded:
- the ACSL1 gene encoding long-chain-fatty-acid--CoA ligase 1 isoform X3: protein MQAHELFRYFRMPELVDFRQYVRTLPTNTLMGFGAFAALTTFWYATRPKALKPPCDLSMQSVEVAGSGGARRSTLLDSDEPLVCFYEDVTTLYEGFQRGIHVSNNGPCLGSRKPDQPYEWLSYKQVAELSECIGSALLQKGFKATPDQCVGIFAQNRPEWVIIEQGCFAYSMVIVPLYDTLGSEAITYIVNKAELSLVFVDKPEKAKLLLEGVENKLIPGLKIIVLMDAYGSELVERGKKCGVEVISMKAMEDLGRTNRQKPKPPAPEDLAVICFTSGTTGNPKGALITHRNVVSDCSAFVKMTENTVIPCPDDILISFLPLAHMFERVVEKVLPLNASDTHISFLPLAHMYEQLMLCVMLCHGAKIGFFQGDIRLLMDDLKVLQPTVFPVVPRLLNRMFDRIFGQANTTLKRWLLDFASKRKEAELRSGIVRNNSLWDKLIFHKIQSSLGGRVRLMITGAAPVSATVLTFLRAALGCQFYEGYGQTECTAGCCLTVPGDWTAGHVGAPMPCNWIKLVDVEEMNYMAAKGEGEVCVKGPNVFQGYLKEPAKTAEALDKDGWLHTGDIGKWLPNGTLKIIDRKKHIFKLAQGEYIAPEKIENIYLRSEPVAQVFVHGESLQAFLIAIVVPDSEILCSWARKRGFDGSFEELCRNKDVKKAILEDMVRLGKDSGLKPFEQVKGIALHPELFSVYNGLLTPTMKAKRPELRNYFRSQIDELYSTVKV, encoded by the exons ggTAGTGGTGGTGCTCGAAGATCCACACTACTTGACAGCGATGAGCCCTTGGTGTGTTTCTATGAGGATGTCACAACATTATACGAAGGTTTCCAGAGGGGAATACATGTGTCAA ATAACGGCCCCTGTTTAGGCTCTCGGAAACCAGACCAACCCTATGAATGGCTTTCATACAAGCAG GTTGCAGAATTGTCGGAGTGCATAGGCTCAGCACTGCTCCAGAAGGGCTTCAAGGCCACCCCAGATCAGTGTGTTGGCATCTTTGCTCAAAACAGACCAGAG TGGGTGATTATTGAACAAGGATGCTTTGCTTATTCGATGGTGATTGTTCCACTTTATGATACCCTTGGATCTGAAGCCATCACATACATAGTCAACAAAG CTGAACTCTCTCTGGTTTTTGTTGACAAGCCAGAGAAGGCCAAACTCTTACTAGAGGGTGTAGAAAATAAGTTAATACCAGGCCTTAAAATCATAGTTCTCATGGATGCTTATGGCAGTGAACTGGTGGAACGAGGCAAGAAGTGTGGGGTGGAAGTCATCAGCATGAAGGCGATGGAG GACCTGGGAAGAACCAACAGACAGAAGCCCAAG cCTCCAGCACCTGAAGATCTTGCAGTAATTTGTTTCacaagtgggactacag GCAATCCCAAAGGAGCACTGATCACTCATCGAAACGTAGTGAGCGATTGTTCAGCTTTTGTGAAAATGACAGAG AATACAGTCATTCCTTGCCCAGATGATATTTTGATATCTTTCTTGCCTCTCGCCCATATGTTTGAGAGAGTTGTAGAG AAAGTACTTCCCTTGAATGCCAGTGACACACATATTTCGTTTTTACCACTTGCACACATGTATGAACAGCTCATGCTG TGTGTGATGCTGTGTCACGGAGCTAAAATTGGATTTTTCCAAGGAGATATCAGGCTGCTTATGGATGACCTCAAGGTGCTTCAACCCACTGTATTCCCTGTGGTTCCGAGACTGCTGAACCGGATGTTTGACCGA ATTTTCGGACAAGCAAACACCACACTGAAGCGATGGCTCTTGGACTTTGCCTCCAAGAGGAAAGAAGCAGAACTCCGCAGCGGCATCGTCAGAAACAACAGCCTGTGGGACAAGCTGATCTTCCACAAAATACAG TCGAGCCTGGGCGGAAGAGTCCGGCTGATGATCACAGGAGCCGCACCGGTGTCTGCTACTGTGCTGACGTTCCTCAGAGCAGCCCTGGGCTGTCAG TTTTATGAAGGCTACGGACAGACCGAGTGTACTGCCGGGTGCTGTCTGACCGTGCCTGGAGACTGGACCGCAG GTCATGTTGGGGCCCCGATGCCTTGCAATTGGATAAAACTGGTTGATGTGGAAGAAATGAATTACATGGCTGCCAAGGGCGAGGGTGAG GTGTGTGTGAAAGGGCCAAATGTATTTCAGGGCTACTTGAAGGAACCAGCAAAAACAGCAGAAGCTTTGGACAAAGACGGCTGGTTACACACAGGGGATATTGGAAAATGGTTACCA AATGGCACCTTGAAGATCATTGACAGGAAAAAGCACATATTTAAGCTGGCACAAGGAGAGTACATAGCACCTGAAAAGATTGAAAATATCTACCTGCGAAGTGAGCCTGTTGCTCAGGTGTTTGTCCATGGAGAAAGCTTGCAG GCATTTCTCATCGCAATTGTGGTACCAGATTCCGAGATATTATGTTCCTGGGCCCGAAAGAGAGGATTTGATGGGTCCTTTGAGGAGTTGTGCAGAAATAAG GATGTCAAAAAAGCTATCCTTGAAGACATGGTGAGACTTGGGAAGGATTCTGGTCTAAAACCATTTGAACAG GTCAAAGGCATCGCACTGCACCCTGAATTGTTTTCTGTCTACAACGGCCTTCTGACTCCAACAATGAAGGCGAAAAGGCCAGAGCTCCGGAACTATTTCAGGTCGCAGATAGATGAACTTTATTCCACTGTCAAGGTTTAG
- the ACSL1 gene encoding long-chain-fatty-acid--CoA ligase 1 isoform X1, whose protein sequence is MQAHELFRYFRMPELVDFRQYVRTLPTNTLMGFGAFAALTTFWYATRPKALKPPCDLSMQSVEVAGSGGARRSTLLDSDEPLVCFYEDVTTLYEGFQRGIHVSNNGPCLGSRKPDQPYEWLSYKQVAELSECIGSALLQKGFKATPDQCVGIFAQNRPEWVIIEQGCFAYSMVIVPLYDTLGSEAITYIVNKAELSLVFVDKPEKAKLLLEGVENKLIPGLKIIVLMDAYGSELVERGKKCGVEVISMKAMEDLGRTNRQKPKPPAPEDLAVICFTSGTTGNPKGALITHRNVVSDCSAFVKMTENTVIPCPDDILISFLPLAHMFERVVECVMLCHGAKIGFFQGDIRLLMDDLKVLQPTVFPVVPRLLNRMFDRIFGQANTTLKRWLLDFASKRKEAELRSGIVRNNSLWDKLIFHKIQSSLGGRVRLMITGAAPVSATVLTFLRAALGCQFYEGYGQTECTAGCCLTVPGDWTAGHVGAPMPCNWIKLVDVEEMNYMAAKGEGEVCVKGPNVFQGYLKEPAKTAEALDKDGWLHTGDIGKWLPNGTLKIIDRKKHIFKLAQGEYIAPEKIENIYLRSEPVAQVFVHGESLQAFLIAIVVPDSEILCSWARKRGFDGSFEELCRNKDVKKAILEDMVRLGKDSGLKPFEQVKGIALHPELFSVYNGLLTPTMKAKRPELRNYFRSQIDELYSTVKV, encoded by the exons ggTAGTGGTGGTGCTCGAAGATCCACACTACTTGACAGCGATGAGCCCTTGGTGTGTTTCTATGAGGATGTCACAACATTATACGAAGGTTTCCAGAGGGGAATACATGTGTCAA ATAACGGCCCCTGTTTAGGCTCTCGGAAACCAGACCAACCCTATGAATGGCTTTCATACAAGCAG GTTGCAGAATTGTCGGAGTGCATAGGCTCAGCACTGCTCCAGAAGGGCTTCAAGGCCACCCCAGATCAGTGTGTTGGCATCTTTGCTCAAAACAGACCAGAG TGGGTGATTATTGAACAAGGATGCTTTGCTTATTCGATGGTGATTGTTCCACTTTATGATACCCTTGGATCTGAAGCCATCACATACATAGTCAACAAAG CTGAACTCTCTCTGGTTTTTGTTGACAAGCCAGAGAAGGCCAAACTCTTACTAGAGGGTGTAGAAAATAAGTTAATACCAGGCCTTAAAATCATAGTTCTCATGGATGCTTATGGCAGTGAACTGGTGGAACGAGGCAAGAAGTGTGGGGTGGAAGTCATCAGCATGAAGGCGATGGAG GACCTGGGAAGAACCAACAGACAGAAGCCCAAG cCTCCAGCACCTGAAGATCTTGCAGTAATTTGTTTCacaagtgggactacag GCAATCCCAAAGGAGCACTGATCACTCATCGAAACGTAGTGAGCGATTGTTCAGCTTTTGTGAAAATGACAGAG AATACAGTCATTCCTTGCCCAGATGATATTTTGATATCTTTCTTGCCTCTCGCCCATATGTTTGAGAGAGTTGTAGAG TGTGTGATGCTGTGTCACGGAGCTAAAATTGGATTTTTCCAAGGAGATATCAGGCTGCTTATGGATGACCTCAAGGTGCTTCAACCCACTGTATTCCCTGTGGTTCCGAGACTGCTGAACCGGATGTTTGACCGA ATTTTCGGACAAGCAAACACCACACTGAAGCGATGGCTCTTGGACTTTGCCTCCAAGAGGAAAGAAGCAGAACTCCGCAGCGGCATCGTCAGAAACAACAGCCTGTGGGACAAGCTGATCTTCCACAAAATACAG TCGAGCCTGGGCGGAAGAGTCCGGCTGATGATCACAGGAGCCGCACCGGTGTCTGCTACTGTGCTGACGTTCCTCAGAGCAGCCCTGGGCTGTCAG TTTTATGAAGGCTACGGACAGACCGAGTGTACTGCCGGGTGCTGTCTGACCGTGCCTGGAGACTGGACCGCAG GTCATGTTGGGGCCCCGATGCCTTGCAATTGGATAAAACTGGTTGATGTGGAAGAAATGAATTACATGGCTGCCAAGGGCGAGGGTGAG GTGTGTGTGAAAGGGCCAAATGTATTTCAGGGCTACTTGAAGGAACCAGCAAAAACAGCAGAAGCTTTGGACAAAGACGGCTGGTTACACACAGGGGATATTGGAAAATGGTTACCA AATGGCACCTTGAAGATCATTGACAGGAAAAAGCACATATTTAAGCTGGCACAAGGAGAGTACATAGCACCTGAAAAGATTGAAAATATCTACCTGCGAAGTGAGCCTGTTGCTCAGGTGTTTGTCCATGGAGAAAGCTTGCAG GCATTTCTCATCGCAATTGTGGTACCAGATTCCGAGATATTATGTTCCTGGGCCCGAAAGAGAGGATTTGATGGGTCCTTTGAGGAGTTGTGCAGAAATAAG GATGTCAAAAAAGCTATCCTTGAAGACATGGTGAGACTTGGGAAGGATTCTGGTCTAAAACCATTTGAACAG GTCAAAGGCATCGCACTGCACCCTGAATTGTTTTCTGTCTACAACGGCCTTCTGACTCCAACAATGAAGGCGAAAAGGCCAGAGCTCCGGAACTATTTCAGGTCGCAGATAGATGAACTTTATTCCACTGTCAAGGTTTAG
- the ACSL1 gene encoding long-chain-fatty-acid--CoA ligase 1 isoform X2, producing the protein MQAHELFRYFRMPELVDFRQYVRTLPTNTLMGFGAFAALTTFWYATRPKALKPPCDLSMQSVEVAGSGGARRSTLLDSDEPLVCFYEDVTTLYEGFQRGIHVSNNGPCLGSRKPDQPYEWLSYKQVAELSECIGSALLQKGFKATPDQCVGIFAQNRPEWVIIEQGCFAYSMVIVPLYDTLGSEAITYIVNKAELSLVFVDKPEKAKLLLEGVENKLIPGLKIIVLMDAYGSELVERGKKCGVEVISMKAMEDLGRTNRQKPKPPAPEDLAVICFTSGTTGNPKGALITHRNVVSDCSAFVKMTEKVLPLNASDTHISFLPLAHMYEQLMLCVMLCHGAKIGFFQGDIRLLMDDLKVLQPTVFPVVPRLLNRMFDRIFGQANTTLKRWLLDFASKRKEAELRSGIVRNNSLWDKLIFHKIQSSLGGRVRLMITGAAPVSATVLTFLRAALGCQFYEGYGQTECTAGCCLTVPGDWTAGHVGAPMPCNWIKLVDVEEMNYMAAKGEGEVCVKGPNVFQGYLKEPAKTAEALDKDGWLHTGDIGKWLPNGTLKIIDRKKHIFKLAQGEYIAPEKIENIYLRSEPVAQVFVHGESLQAFLIAIVVPDSEILCSWARKRGFDGSFEELCRNKDVKKAILEDMVRLGKDSGLKPFEQVKGIALHPELFSVYNGLLTPTMKAKRPELRNYFRSQIDELYSTVKV; encoded by the exons ggTAGTGGTGGTGCTCGAAGATCCACACTACTTGACAGCGATGAGCCCTTGGTGTGTTTCTATGAGGATGTCACAACATTATACGAAGGTTTCCAGAGGGGAATACATGTGTCAA ATAACGGCCCCTGTTTAGGCTCTCGGAAACCAGACCAACCCTATGAATGGCTTTCATACAAGCAG GTTGCAGAATTGTCGGAGTGCATAGGCTCAGCACTGCTCCAGAAGGGCTTCAAGGCCACCCCAGATCAGTGTGTTGGCATCTTTGCTCAAAACAGACCAGAG TGGGTGATTATTGAACAAGGATGCTTTGCTTATTCGATGGTGATTGTTCCACTTTATGATACCCTTGGATCTGAAGCCATCACATACATAGTCAACAAAG CTGAACTCTCTCTGGTTTTTGTTGACAAGCCAGAGAAGGCCAAACTCTTACTAGAGGGTGTAGAAAATAAGTTAATACCAGGCCTTAAAATCATAGTTCTCATGGATGCTTATGGCAGTGAACTGGTGGAACGAGGCAAGAAGTGTGGGGTGGAAGTCATCAGCATGAAGGCGATGGAG GACCTGGGAAGAACCAACAGACAGAAGCCCAAG cCTCCAGCACCTGAAGATCTTGCAGTAATTTGTTTCacaagtgggactacag GCAATCCCAAAGGAGCACTGATCACTCATCGAAACGTAGTGAGCGATTGTTCAGCTTTTGTGAAAATGACAGAG AAAGTACTTCCCTTGAATGCCAGTGACACACATATTTCGTTTTTACCACTTGCACACATGTATGAACAGCTCATGCTG TGTGTGATGCTGTGTCACGGAGCTAAAATTGGATTTTTCCAAGGAGATATCAGGCTGCTTATGGATGACCTCAAGGTGCTTCAACCCACTGTATTCCCTGTGGTTCCGAGACTGCTGAACCGGATGTTTGACCGA ATTTTCGGACAAGCAAACACCACACTGAAGCGATGGCTCTTGGACTTTGCCTCCAAGAGGAAAGAAGCAGAACTCCGCAGCGGCATCGTCAGAAACAACAGCCTGTGGGACAAGCTGATCTTCCACAAAATACAG TCGAGCCTGGGCGGAAGAGTCCGGCTGATGATCACAGGAGCCGCACCGGTGTCTGCTACTGTGCTGACGTTCCTCAGAGCAGCCCTGGGCTGTCAG TTTTATGAAGGCTACGGACAGACCGAGTGTACTGCCGGGTGCTGTCTGACCGTGCCTGGAGACTGGACCGCAG GTCATGTTGGGGCCCCGATGCCTTGCAATTGGATAAAACTGGTTGATGTGGAAGAAATGAATTACATGGCTGCCAAGGGCGAGGGTGAG GTGTGTGTGAAAGGGCCAAATGTATTTCAGGGCTACTTGAAGGAACCAGCAAAAACAGCAGAAGCTTTGGACAAAGACGGCTGGTTACACACAGGGGATATTGGAAAATGGTTACCA AATGGCACCTTGAAGATCATTGACAGGAAAAAGCACATATTTAAGCTGGCACAAGGAGAGTACATAGCACCTGAAAAGATTGAAAATATCTACCTGCGAAGTGAGCCTGTTGCTCAGGTGTTTGTCCATGGAGAAAGCTTGCAG GCATTTCTCATCGCAATTGTGGTACCAGATTCCGAGATATTATGTTCCTGGGCCCGAAAGAGAGGATTTGATGGGTCCTTTGAGGAGTTGTGCAGAAATAAG GATGTCAAAAAAGCTATCCTTGAAGACATGGTGAGACTTGGGAAGGATTCTGGTCTAAAACCATTTGAACAG GTCAAAGGCATCGCACTGCACCCTGAATTGTTTTCTGTCTACAACGGCCTTCTGACTCCAACAATGAAGGCGAAAAGGCCAGAGCTCCGGAACTATTTCAGGTCGCAGATAGATGAACTTTATTCCACTGTCAAGGTTTAG